In a genomic window of Pseudoxanthomonas indica:
- a CDS encoding L-glutamate gamma-semialdehyde dehydrogenase yields MRLPTPYRPESDVVTPLLASLEALDWEAASRDAVGWIEQVRASRPSSFAMESLLREYPLSSAEGLALMRLAEALLRVPDAQTAMRLTADQLSRADFSEVSDSWLATLTRHAIGLSKKMLGDDGQREGFLAKVGGKAVVAATVRAVQLMGNQFVMGQTLDEALATARKQRKAHAGLRWSYDMLGEGARTDADALAYLDKYRVAIATLAAQRDRSVPVERADGISIKLSAIDARFEALQRDHVMAVLVPRVRELAQAAAAADINLTIDAEESERLEISLEVFEAVAREVAALYPQWQGFGLAVQAYQTRALDVIAEVVRIARAHGQRFMVRLVKGAYWDYEIKRAQELGLPAFPVFSHRHHTDIAYLACAQAMLAAPDALYPQFAGHNAGTIAAVLQMARAAGVPFELQRLHGMGEAVHAQVRAQYPDVGLRVYAPIGAYESLLAYLVRRLLENGANSSFVNQLGDERIAPAALVPSLLRLSAHSGVTLPLDLFEGRRNTAGLDPTSADMATSLQAAWITADLATPPETAVDDIGQIVDTLAAAQRGWNALAVEARADILDRAADALERDLPLWCALIVREGHRTWADAIPEVREAADFCRYYAQQAREWMATRTLRSITGERNTWRLRGRGVWACISPWNFPLAIFAGQVVAALVTGNTVAAKPAEQTPGVAARFIALLHDCGVPRDVLIGVYGAGDTGAALVAHPQIAGVAFTGSTAVAKVIARTLAGKDGPIVPLIAETGGINAMIVDATALLEQVVDAVVQSTFRSAGQRCSALRLLCVQEDMADGLLEMLRGAIGLLRVGAPSDLASDLGPVIDAEALAKLQQQIAQLEQQARLIARAELPADLANGIAPVAFEIDAIEHAGEEIFGPVLQVVRWRGEIEPVVERINALGYGLTLGVQTRIDQRASQIADSAHAGNVYINRNMIGAVVGVQPFGGEGLSGTGPKAGGPLYLTRFCSESTLSINTAAAGGDVELMTRVE; encoded by the coding sequence ATGCGCCTGCCCACGCCCTACCGCCCCGAATCCGACGTCGTCACTCCCCTGCTCGCCTCGCTGGAGGCGCTGGATTGGGAGGCGGCCAGCCGCGACGCCGTCGGCTGGATCGAGCAGGTGCGCGCTTCCCGCCCGTCCAGCTTCGCGATGGAATCGCTGCTGCGTGAGTACCCGCTTTCCAGCGCCGAAGGGCTGGCGCTGATGCGGCTGGCCGAAGCGCTGCTGCGCGTGCCCGATGCGCAGACCGCGATGCGGCTGACCGCCGACCAGCTTTCCCGCGCCGATTTCAGCGAGGTGTCCGACTCCTGGCTGGCCACGTTGACCCGCCATGCCATCGGCCTGTCGAAGAAGATGCTCGGCGACGATGGCCAGCGCGAAGGCTTCCTCGCCAAGGTCGGCGGGAAGGCGGTGGTCGCTGCCACCGTGCGCGCCGTGCAGCTGATGGGCAACCAGTTCGTCATGGGCCAGACCCTGGATGAGGCGCTGGCAACGGCACGCAAGCAGCGCAAGGCGCACGCCGGCCTGCGCTGGTCCTACGACATGCTCGGCGAAGGCGCGCGCACCGATGCCGATGCACTGGCCTACCTGGACAAGTACCGCGTGGCCATTGCCACGCTGGCCGCGCAGCGCGACCGCAGCGTGCCGGTGGAACGGGCCGACGGCATCTCGATCAAACTCTCGGCCATTGACGCCCGCTTCGAAGCCCTGCAGCGCGATCACGTCATGGCGGTGCTGGTGCCGCGCGTGCGCGAACTGGCGCAGGCCGCCGCCGCCGCCGACATCAACCTGACCATCGATGCCGAGGAGAGCGAGCGGCTGGAGATCTCGCTGGAGGTGTTCGAGGCGGTCGCGCGCGAGGTGGCTGCCCTGTACCCGCAATGGCAAGGCTTTGGCCTGGCCGTGCAGGCTTACCAGACGCGTGCACTGGACGTGATTGCCGAGGTCGTGCGCATCGCACGCGCGCATGGCCAGCGCTTCATGGTGCGGCTGGTCAAGGGCGCCTACTGGGATTACGAAATCAAGCGCGCGCAGGAACTGGGGCTGCCGGCGTTCCCGGTGTTCAGCCATCGCCATCACACCGACATCGCCTACCTGGCCTGCGCGCAGGCGATGCTGGCCGCGCCCGATGCGCTGTATCCGCAGTTTGCCGGTCACAACGCCGGCACCATTGCCGCCGTGCTGCAGATGGCGCGCGCAGCGGGCGTGCCGTTCGAACTGCAGCGCCTGCATGGCATGGGCGAAGCCGTGCATGCGCAGGTGCGCGCGCAATACCCGGACGTGGGCCTGCGCGTGTATGCGCCCATCGGCGCCTACGAAAGCCTGCTCGCCTACCTGGTACGACGGCTGCTGGAAAACGGCGCCAACTCCTCCTTCGTCAACCAGTTGGGTGACGAACGCATTGCGCCTGCGGCGCTGGTGCCCTCGCTGCTCAGGCTGAGCGCGCACAGCGGCGTCACCTTGCCGTTGGATCTGTTCGAGGGTCGGCGCAATACCGCTGGCCTGGATCCGACCAGCGCCGACATGGCCACCTCACTGCAGGCGGCATGGATCACGGCGGATCTGGCCACGCCGCCGGAAACCGCTGTGGATGACATTGGCCAGATCGTCGATACGCTGGCGGCCGCGCAGCGCGGCTGGAATGCGCTGGCGGTGGAAGCACGCGCCGACATCCTGGATCGCGCCGCCGATGCCCTGGAACGCGACCTGCCGCTCTGGTGCGCGTTGATCGTGCGCGAAGGTCATCGCACCTGGGCCGACGCGATACCGGAAGTCCGCGAGGCCGCCGACTTCTGCCGCTACTACGCCCAGCAGGCGCGCGAGTGGATGGCCACCCGCACGCTGCGCAGCATCACCGGCGAGCGCAATACCTGGCGCCTGCGTGGTCGCGGGGTGTGGGCATGCATCTCGCCGTGGAATTTCCCGCTGGCGATCTTCGCCGGCCAGGTGGTCGCCGCGCTGGTCACCGGCAATACGGTCGCCGCCAAGCCGGCGGAACAGACGCCGGGCGTGGCCGCGCGCTTCATCGCCTTGCTGCACGACTGCGGCGTGCCGCGCGATGTGCTGATCGGCGTGTATGGCGCGGGCGACACCGGCGCGGCGCTGGTCGCGCATCCGCAAATCGCCGGCGTGGCCTTCACCGGTTCCACCGCCGTGGCGAAGGTGATCGCGCGCACGCTGGCTGGCAAGGACGGTCCCATCGTGCCGCTGATCGCCGAGACCGGCGGCATCAACGCGATGATCGTCGACGCCACCGCACTGCTCGAGCAGGTGGTCGACGCGGTGGTGCAGAGCACGTTCCGCAGCGCCGGCCAGCGCTGTTCGGCGCTGCGCCTGCTGTGCGTGCAGGAGGACATGGCCGATGGCCTGCTGGAGATGCTGCGCGGCGCCATCGGCCTGCTGCGCGTCGGTGCGCCGTCGGACCTGGCCAGCGATCTGGGTCCGGTCATCGATGCCGAGGCGCTGGCCAAACTGCAGCAGCAGATCGCGCAACTGGAGCAGCAAGCGCGGCTGATTGCCCGCGCGGAACTGCCTGCCGATCTGGCCAACGGCATCGCCCCGGTCGCCTTCGAGATAGACGCCATCGAGCATGCGGGCGAAGAGATCTTCGGGCCTGTGCTGCAGGTGGTGCGCTGGCGCGGTGAGATCGAGCCCGTGGTCGAACGCATCAACGCACTCGGCTACGGCCTCACGCTGGGCGTGCAGACCCGCATCGATCAGCGTGCCAGCCAGATTGCCGACAGCGCCCATGCCGGCAATGTCTACATCAACCGCAACATGATTGGCGCGGTGGTCGGCGTGCAACCGTTCGGCGGCGAAGGCCTGTCCGGCACTGGCCCCAAGGCCGGCGGACCGCTGTACCTGACCCGCTTCTGCAGCGAATCCACGCTCAGCATCAACACCGCCGCGGCCGGCGGTGATGTGGAGCTGATGACCCGGGTGGAGTGA
- a CDS encoding Lrp/AsnC ligand binding domain-containing protein, translated as MSEQSTALDRTDRRILGLLQQDGRMTNLALAEAVHLSPTATLERVRRLTAAGFILGYRARLNPELLGAGMLVFVEVLLDRTTPHILEEFKQAVQDRPEIMECHLVAGGFDYLIKVRAADMSDYRDLAGRVLWGLPGVRETRTYAVMEEVKNSPDIHLGL; from the coding sequence ATGAGCGAACAATCCACGGCGTTGGACCGGACTGACCGCAGAATCCTCGGCCTGCTCCAGCAAGACGGCCGCATGACCAATCTGGCCCTGGCCGAGGCCGTGCACCTGTCGCCGACGGCGACGCTGGAACGCGTGCGCCGGCTGACCGCCGCCGGTTTCATCCTCGGCTATCGCGCGCGCTTGAACCCCGAATTGCTCGGCGCAGGCATGCTGGTGTTCGTCGAAGTGCTGCTGGACCGCACCACCCCGCACATCCTGGAGGAGTTCAAGCAGGCGGTGCAGGACCGGCCCGAGATCATGGAGTGCCACCTGGTGGCAGGCGGTTTCGATTACCTGATCAAGGTGCGCGCCGCCGACATGTCCGACTACCGTGACCTGGCCGGGCGCGTGCTGTGGGGCCTGCCCGGCGTGCGCGAGACCCGCACCTACGCGGTGATGGAAGAGGTCAAGAACAGTCCCGACATCCATCTGGGCCTGTAG
- a CDS encoding chorismate mutase gives MWLDRLALSGARHAIDHIDDRMVTLFAHRQRLAALAGRVKAHAGLRRQDAQREQRVTERARRQALRCGLDPDAARWQRVLVPRLLTRAIASPEALRSLQAIRGRRRRLTLTGDTELGLLLRNLLERMPWESVPLGLRIALQRGARVVQRARAAHQLRRGVA, from the coding sequence ATGTGGCTTGATCGCCTCGCCCTGTCCGGCGCACGCCATGCCATCGATCACATCGATGATCGCATGGTGACGCTGTTCGCCCATCGGCAACGCCTGGCCGCACTGGCCGGCCGGGTGAAAGCGCATGCGGGACTGCGTCGCCAGGATGCACAGCGCGAGCAGCGGGTGACGGAGCGTGCACGGCGCCAGGCGCTTCGCTGCGGGCTCGACCCCGACGCCGCCCGCTGGCAACGGGTGCTGGTGCCGCGCCTGCTGACCCGGGCCATCGCATCGCCGGAGGCATTGCGCAGCCTGCAAGCGATCCGCGGCAGACGGAGGCGCCTGACCCTGACCGGCGACACCGAGCTGGGCCTGCTGCTGCGCAACCTGCTGGAGCGCATGCCCTGGGAAAGCGTTCCGCTGGGCCTGCGCATCGCGCTGCAACGTGGCGCCCGCGTCGTGCAGCGCGCACGCGCCGCGCACCAGTTGCGCCGGGGCGTGGCATGA
- the nadA gene encoding quinolinate synthase NadA yields MSAAARPAWSPDLMERHAEMMARAGEGVPCLEWPFHLPWIDAIQQLKRERGAVIMAHSYQSPEIFHGVADITGDSLALAQAAAQVDAGVIVLCGVHFMAETAKILAPDRTVLIPDPEAGCSLASAITADDVRSLRALHPGAPVVTYVNTTAAVKAESDACCTSANALQVVESMGADKVIFLPDQFLGRHVASMTNVELVLWNGRCEVHEQFTGQQVRHVRERFDARVVAHPECPPEVLEEADFVGSTTAMGSWLERERPARVALITECSMGDNMRTRFPDIEFVKPCNLCPHMKRITLPKIFDCLRELRHPVEIDDGTSVRARAALERMLAVGRRDRV; encoded by the coding sequence ATGAGTGCGGCAGCGCGTCCGGCGTGGTCGCCGGATTTGATGGAACGTCATGCGGAGATGATGGCGCGCGCGGGCGAGGGCGTGCCCTGCCTGGAATGGCCGTTCCACCTGCCGTGGATCGACGCCATCCAGCAGCTCAAGCGCGAGCGTGGCGCGGTGATCATGGCGCACAGCTATCAGTCGCCGGAGATCTTCCACGGCGTGGCCGACATCACCGGTGATTCGCTGGCGCTGGCGCAGGCGGCGGCGCAGGTGGACGCCGGGGTGATTGTGCTGTGCGGCGTCCACTTCATGGCCGAAACGGCGAAGATCCTGGCGCCGGATCGCACCGTGCTGATTCCGGATCCCGAGGCAGGTTGCTCGCTGGCCAGCGCGATCACCGCAGACGACGTACGCAGCCTGCGCGCCCTGCACCCAGGCGCGCCGGTGGTCACCTACGTCAACACCACGGCCGCGGTGAAAGCCGAATCCGACGCCTGCTGCACCTCGGCCAATGCGCTGCAGGTGGTGGAGTCGATGGGTGCGGACAAGGTGATCTTCCTGCCGGATCAGTTCCTCGGCCGGCATGTGGCGTCGATGACGAACGTGGAACTGGTGTTGTGGAACGGCCGCTGCGAAGTGCACGAGCAGTTCACCGGCCAGCAGGTGCGGCATGTGCGCGAGCGCTTCGATGCGCGCGTAGTCGCGCATCCGGAGTGCCCGCCGGAGGTACTGGAGGAAGCCGATTTCGTCGGTTCCACCACCGCCATGGGCAGCTGGCTGGAACGCGAACGGCCGGCGCGGGTGGCGCTGATCACCGAGTGCTCGATGGGCGACAACATGCGCACGCGTTTCCCGGACATCGAGTTCGTCAAGCCCTGCAATCTGTGTCCGCACATGAAGCGCATCACCCTGCCGAAGATCTTCGACTGCCTGCGTGAGCTCCGCCATCCGGTCGAGATTGACGACGGCACGTCCGTGCGCGCACGCGCCGCGCTGGAACGGATGCTGGCAGTCGGTCGGCGGGATCGCGTGTGA
- a CDS encoding L-aspartate oxidase has protein sequence MSQTSASASASALVVVGTGVAGLATALAAAPRPVLLVGGSPPGSGGCTALAQGGIAAAMADDDSAAAHARDTMVAGADHNDYDAVQYLVGNAALAVRWLQAQGIAFDHDGDRLELGREGGHGCARVVHAGGDASGHRLLLALMRAVQQAPHITWLPPSLLDAVRLRDGRVSGVGLVELATGATQELACAELVLATGGCGALFAATTNPATADGNGMALALACGARLRDTEFMQFHPTALDVARTGALPLITEALRGAGARLLDERGRALMKGRHPLGDLAPRDTVARRVWECRQAGGQVWLDARHLPGDWALRFPTVFALCLRHGIDPREQLIPVTPAAHFHMGGVAVDLEGRTDVAGLYAVGEVACNGVHGANRLASNSLLEGVVFGRRLGRHLAHVRLHVPAQGKERWVDRGVAADPPALDQLRQLAWSTLGPVRHGRRMAEAIERLGSDAAIGASWQGKLMERFLQAASRRRLSLGAHYREDAAG, from the coding sequence GTGAGCCAGACGTCAGCCAGCGCGTCCGCCAGCGCCCTGGTGGTGGTGGGAACCGGCGTGGCCGGGCTGGCCACGGCGCTGGCAGCCGCGCCGCGGCCGGTGCTGCTGGTAGGCGGCTCGCCACCCGGCAGCGGCGGCTGTACCGCGCTGGCGCAGGGCGGCATCGCCGCGGCGATGGCGGATGACGACTCCGCTGCCGCGCACGCGCGCGACACGATGGTGGCCGGCGCGGACCACAATGACTACGACGCCGTGCAGTACCTGGTCGGCAATGCCGCGCTGGCGGTGCGCTGGCTGCAGGCGCAGGGCATCGCCTTCGATCACGATGGCGATCGGCTGGAGCTGGGAAGGGAAGGGGGCCATGGCTGCGCGCGTGTCGTGCATGCCGGCGGGGATGCCAGCGGTCACAGGCTGCTGCTGGCATTGATGCGCGCGGTGCAGCAGGCGCCTCACATCACCTGGTTGCCGCCGTCACTATTGGATGCCGTGCGCCTGCGCGACGGCCGCGTCTCCGGCGTGGGCCTGGTGGAGCTGGCGACGGGCGCCACGCAGGAACTCGCATGCGCCGAACTGGTGCTGGCCACGGGCGGTTGTGGGGCCCTGTTCGCCGCCACCACCAATCCGGCCACCGCCGATGGCAACGGCATGGCCTTGGCGCTGGCCTGCGGCGCGCGCCTGCGGGATACCGAGTTCATGCAGTTCCATCCCACCGCGCTGGACGTGGCGCGCACGGGCGCGCTGCCCTTGATCACCGAAGCCCTGCGCGGCGCCGGCGCACGCCTGCTCGATGAGCGCGGCCGTGCCTTGATGAAGGGGCGTCATCCGCTCGGCGATCTGGCGCCGCGCGATACGGTGGCGCGGCGCGTCTGGGAATGCCGGCAAGCGGGCGGGCAGGTCTGGCTGGATGCGCGGCATCTGCCAGGCGACTGGGCGCTCCGTTTTCCGACGGTGTTCGCGCTGTGCCTCCGCCACGGCATCGATCCGCGTGAGCAATTGATTCCGGTCACGCCGGCCGCGCATTTCCACATGGGCGGCGTGGCCGTGGATCTGGAAGGTCGCACCGACGTGGCCGGCCTGTATGCGGTGGGCGAAGTGGCCTGCAATGGCGTGCATGGCGCCAACCGCCTGGCCAGCAATTCCCTGCTGGAAGGCGTGGTGTTTGGTCGTCGCCTGGGCCGGCACCTGGCGCATGTGCGCCTGCATGTGCCGGCGCAGGGCAAGGAGCGCTGGGTCGACCGCGGCGTCGCCGCCGATCCGCCCGCGCTCGATCAACTCAGGCAATTGGCGTGGTCGACGTTGGGGCCGGTACGCCATGGCAGGCGCATGGCCGAAGCCATCGAGCGGCTCGGCAGCGACGCCGCGATCGGCGCCAGCTGGCAGGGCAAGTTGATGGAGCGCTTCCTGCAGGCCGCTTCGCGGCGCCGTCTGAGCCTCGGCGCGCACTATCGCGAAGACGCCGCCGGCTGA
- a CDS encoding peptide-N4-asparagine amidase: MAAASAVIGSSDTVDITPAIPRASGTPCVVELFRNAELAEPGRPFFGEEQSFPYAPPAACPGPWAKVIVKVALQNDSPSAYGDGLTLAQLVIGGVPLYAGGGQFDDRPTHWRVERDVTDYSAVLHSAGEGFLELRASPRYSDRFRSPYRVSATLLFYPANPNNRAQHVPDQVHSLTPRGFGEVLAPASPFSASVELPRNIERAYLDVIAQPRYGNDLHWFSCLSAELLAEFPELTHPYAIGPARLGLEGGPVPQGCSGGSFREVRVSIDGQPAGLAPVFPKVHPQFSASWGSTPLYRPLPTPRALGYLPYRVDLTPFAALLSDGSPHVIALSLDSTGATVDFDVSGTLLLYQDAGTRQITGQVTRNTLTAISAPRVSDNIHRNSAGEVRGLVTTQAVHHYDLEGFVDTSRGRIETRVSRTFSFNNKQNVYARDPAGTADDAYLMVIDLDTRAAAVTRQWRDGTLIVEDADTLVMPLILDYQFGAANMHQTVSLRSERWRPGIARYYARLRHEAILNYHASGPGVPYWQSTQSHLFRDSYGSCHTINASSDGGVLGTYDEGVDCPDGRNRLFWASHPDGSPDDLSWAGR; this comes from the coding sequence ATGGCGGCAGCCTCCGCGGTCATCGGCTCCAGCGACACGGTGGACATCACGCCTGCCATTCCGCGCGCGTCCGGTACGCCCTGCGTGGTCGAGCTGTTCCGCAATGCCGAACTGGCCGAACCTGGCCGACCCTTTTTCGGCGAAGAACAGAGCTTTCCTTATGCACCACCCGCCGCCTGCCCGGGGCCCTGGGCCAAGGTCATCGTCAAGGTGGCGCTACAGAACGACAGCCCGTCGGCGTATGGCGATGGCCTGACACTGGCGCAACTGGTGATCGGTGGTGTGCCGTTGTACGCCGGTGGAGGCCAGTTCGATGATCGACCCACGCACTGGCGGGTCGAGCGCGATGTCACCGACTACAGCGCGGTCCTGCATTCGGCCGGTGAAGGCTTCCTGGAACTGCGCGCCAGCCCGCGCTACTCCGATCGCTTCCGCTCACCCTATCGGGTCAGCGCCACGCTGCTGTTCTATCCCGCCAATCCCAACAACCGCGCCCAACACGTGCCGGATCAGGTGCATTCGTTGACGCCGCGGGGATTCGGCGAGGTGCTTGCGCCGGCATCGCCGTTCTCCGCGAGTGTCGAACTGCCCCGCAACATCGAACGTGCCTATCTGGATGTGATTGCGCAGCCGCGATACGGCAATGACCTGCACTGGTTCTCCTGCCTGAGCGCGGAACTGCTGGCCGAATTCCCCGAGCTCACCCATCCCTATGCCATCGGTCCGGCGCGACTCGGCCTGGAAGGTGGGCCTGTGCCACAGGGCTGCAGCGGTGGCAGTTTCCGCGAAGTTCGGGTGAGCATCGATGGACAGCCGGCCGGACTGGCGCCGGTATTTCCCAAGGTGCATCCGCAGTTCAGTGCGTCATGGGGCTCGACGCCCCTCTATCGCCCCCTGCCCACGCCGCGAGCGCTGGGCTACCTGCCCTATCGGGTCGACCTGACCCCGTTTGCCGCCTTGCTCAGCGATGGCAGCCCGCATGTGATCGCGTTGTCGCTGGACAGCACCGGCGCGACGGTGGACTTCGATGTGTCCGGCACGCTGCTGCTCTACCAGGACGCGGGCACGCGGCAAATCACCGGGCAGGTCACGCGCAATACGCTGACAGCGATATCCGCCCCGCGGGTCAGTGACAACATCCATCGCAACAGCGCCGGCGAAGTGCGTGGCCTGGTCACCACCCAGGCCGTGCATCACTACGATCTGGAAGGCTTCGTCGATACCTCGCGCGGACGCATTGAAACCCGTGTCAGCCGCACGTTCTCCTTCAACAACAAGCAGAACGTGTACGCCCGGGATCCGGCCGGCACCGCCGACGACGCCTACCTGATGGTGATCGACCTGGACACCCGTGCCGCCGCCGTGACCCGGCAATGGCGCGACGGCACCTTGATTGTCGAAGATGCCGACACGCTGGTCATGCCGCTGATCCTGGATTACCAGTTCGGCGCCGCGAACATGCACCAGACCGTTTCGCTGCGCAGCGAACGCTGGCGACCCGGCATCGCGCGCTACTACGCGCGGCTGCGGCACGAGGCCATCCTCAACTACCACGCCTCCGGCCCCGGCGTGCCTTACTGGCAATCCACCCAGAGTCATCTGTTCCGCGATTCGTACGGCAGTTGCCACACCATCAACGCCAGCTCCGATGGCGGCGTGCTGGGCACGTATGACGAAGGCGTGGACTGTCCCGATGGACGCAACCGCCTGTTCTGGGCCTCGCATCCGGATGGATCGCCCGATGACCTTAGCTGGGCCGGCCGGTAG
- a CDS encoding DUF2306 domain-containing protein, which yields MSPSREEVASPQGQSLLTRVLLALALIALAAWCVDFLISVHAKYRHVAPATYTMFWTRRAWLWTHLAGGTLAIVLGLVQFLTQWPRAFSRVHRWTGRGYLAGILIASTGAVGLIATSPAPFAIRMAFAATAWAWLSTSLIGLVAIRRGQVQKHRRWMTRAWLVTLAPITFRLVIHTPGVMTLADPPDVIAMMLWVSWALPLLLFEIGRRSWALWHRRRAGQAQAGLSRAADAGPV from the coding sequence ATGTCGCCAAGCCGCGAGGAAGTAGCCAGCCCCCAGGGTCAATCCCTGCTGACGCGTGTACTGCTCGCCCTTGCGTTGATCGCGCTGGCGGCCTGGTGCGTCGATTTCCTGATCAGCGTCCACGCGAAGTACCGGCACGTCGCCCCGGCCACGTACACGATGTTCTGGACGCGCCGCGCCTGGCTGTGGACCCATCTCGCCGGCGGCACTCTGGCGATCGTGCTCGGCCTGGTGCAGTTCCTGACCCAGTGGCCGCGCGCGTTTTCGCGCGTGCACCGCTGGACCGGCCGCGGCTATCTGGCCGGCATCCTGATCGCCTCCACCGGCGCGGTCGGTTTGATCGCCACCTCACCTGCGCCATTCGCGATCCGAATGGCGTTTGCCGCCACCGCCTGGGCCTGGTTGAGCACCTCGCTCATTGGCCTGGTGGCGATCCGGCGCGGACAGGTGCAGAAGCACCGTCGCTGGATGACCCGCGCCTGGCTGGTGACGTTGGCGCCCATCACCTTCCGCTTGGTCATCCACACACCGGGCGTCATGACCCTGGCCGATCCGCCTGATGTCATTGCCATGATGCTGTGGGTCAGCTGGGCGCTGCCGCTGTTGCTGTTCGAAATCGGGCGCCGTTCGTGGGCGCTCTGGCATCGACGTCGGGCAGGGCAGGCGCAGGCGGGCTTGTCGCGCGCGGCAGACGCGGGGCCCGTGTAA
- a CDS encoding APC family permease, whose protein sequence is MDKRRIEAPLVGPAQLPRVIGVGGVAFTAFNCVVGVGIFVLPSLVAGVLGPAAILAYGVCLVLIGLVALCMAEAGSRVPEAGGLYAYATAAFGPVTGGVAGMLLLFANAMGSAAALARFFIDTLGTFWPAVAAPWLGAIVLVLVYALLALVNVLGARDGSKLSVAIGIMKLTPLVGLVLVGLFALQPQNLAWPAVPPLPKIGEASLILVLAFIGIESGLSVSGETRNPARTIPRAIALALGMIAALYIGLQTVTQGVLGAALATSSAPLADTADELLGPWGYRAIALLTLASAGGYLVADMLSSPRVGYALGYAGQLPRFMAYVHPRFQTPAAAIVLYAALVVAVAISASFRQIATLSVAGTLVLYLIVCLSVLRLRSQLAGAQASPFVIPGGPFVPLAAAVIILWLLSTLARRELLATLAFLLVATLVCWLRGRSVRRSPAPSG, encoded by the coding sequence ATGGACAAGCGTCGCATCGAAGCCCCGCTGGTGGGGCCTGCGCAACTGCCGCGGGTGATTGGCGTGGGCGGGGTAGCGTTCACCGCGTTCAACTGCGTGGTGGGCGTGGGCATCTTCGTGTTGCCTTCGCTGGTGGCCGGAGTACTGGGACCTGCGGCGATTCTGGCGTACGGGGTCTGCCTGGTGCTGATCGGGCTGGTGGCGCTGTGCATGGCCGAAGCGGGAAGTCGCGTGCCGGAAGCGGGTGGACTGTATGCCTACGCCACGGCCGCCTTTGGCCCGGTCACCGGTGGCGTGGCAGGCATGCTTTTGCTGTTCGCCAACGCGATGGGCTCGGCGGCGGCGCTGGCGCGCTTCTTCATCGACACGCTTGGCACGTTCTGGCCTGCAGTCGCTGCGCCGTGGCTGGGGGCCATCGTATTGGTGCTGGTCTATGCGCTGCTGGCGCTGGTCAACGTGCTGGGTGCGCGCGATGGCAGCAAGCTGTCGGTGGCCATCGGCATCATGAAACTCACCCCGCTGGTGGGGCTGGTCCTGGTGGGTTTGTTCGCCCTCCAACCGCAGAACCTGGCCTGGCCTGCGGTGCCGCCGTTGCCGAAGATTGGCGAGGCTTCATTGATCCTGGTGCTGGCCTTCATCGGCATCGAGAGCGGCTTGTCGGTGTCGGGCGAAACCCGCAATCCCGCGCGCACGATTCCCCGCGCCATCGCCTTGGCGCTGGGCATGATTGCCGCGCTCTACATCGGGCTGCAGACGGTGACGCAAGGCGTGCTTGGCGCGGCGCTCGCCACGTCCTCCGCACCGCTGGCCGACACTGCCGACGAGCTGCTGGGACCGTGGGGTTATCGCGCCATCGCGTTGCTGACGCTGGCCTCGGCCGGCGGCTATCTTGTGGCCGACATGCTGTCTTCGCCGCGCGTGGGCTATGCGCTGGGTTATGCGGGCCAGTTGCCGCGCTTCATGGCCTACGTCCATCCGCGCTTCCAGACGCCTGCAGCCGCCATCGTGCTGTACGCGGCGTTGGTGGTGGCGGTGGCGATTTCGGCATCGTTCCGCCAGATCGCCACCTTGTCGGTCGCCGGCACGCTGGTGCTGTATCTGATTGTCTGCCTGTCGGTGCTGCGCCTGCGCAGCCAACTTGCAGGCGCGCAGGCCAGCCCCTTCGTCATCCCGGGCGGACCCTTCGTGCCACTCGCGGCGGCGGTCATCATCCTCTGGCTGCTGTCCACGCTGGCGCGGCGCGAACTGCTGGCCACGCTGGCCTTCCTGCTCGTGGCTACGCTGGTGTGCTGGTTACGCGGTAGGTCAGTTCGGCGAAGCCCGGCCCCATCTGGCTGA
- a CDS encoding dihydrofolate reductase family protein: MKTQYYTSSSLDGFLATEDDSLDWLFPLGDINETSYPAFFEHVGAIAMGSSTYEWIVRNAQAVSEQTGSAWPYLQPTWVFTSRQLPVIAGANVSFVNGDVASAHAQMRAAAAGRNVWIMGGGDLAGQFHDAGLLDEIIVTIGSVTLGKGKPLFPRRVLSPALTLMSVSQMGPGFAELTYRVTSTPA; this comes from the coding sequence TTGAAGACCCAGTACTACACGTCCTCGAGCCTGGATGGATTCCTCGCCACCGAGGATGACTCGCTCGATTGGTTGTTTCCGCTCGGCGACATCAACGAGACCAGCTATCCCGCTTTCTTTGAGCATGTCGGCGCCATCGCGATGGGCTCGTCCACCTACGAATGGATCGTGCGCAATGCACAGGCGGTTTCCGAACAGACCGGTTCGGCATGGCCGTACCTGCAGCCCACCTGGGTGTTTACCAGCCGCCAGCTTCCGGTCATTGCCGGAGCGAACGTATCGTTCGTCAACGGCGATGTGGCGTCGGCGCATGCGCAGATGCGCGCGGCGGCGGCAGGCAGGAATGTGTGGATCATGGGCGGCGGCGATCTGGCCGGGCAATTCCATGACGCTGGCCTGCTGGACGAGATCATCGTGACCATCGGCTCGGTCACGCTGGGCAAGGGCAAGCCGTTGTTCCCGCGACGTGTGTTGAGCCCGGCGTTGACGCTGATGTCAGTCAGCCAGATGGGGCCGGGCTTCGCCGAACTGACCTACCGCGTAACCAGCACACCAGCGTAG